In one Rutidosis leptorrhynchoides isolate AG116_Rl617_1_P2 chromosome 8, CSIRO_AGI_Rlap_v1, whole genome shotgun sequence genomic region, the following are encoded:
- the LOC139862853 gene encoding uncharacterized protein, with amino-acid sequence MATSSGPSIDSSACHELKLKSDDVGWKYGVLVDPKNKYRVKCKLCGHVNSAGIHRLKQHIAGVRGNVAACPKATQEDKLKCQNALDKNKSKKRGKRNDDEALRGDVKIGRNSINTVDLDEMEMEESFGDTSMKNVSGKKKTNESDVESLESSTREEEINYLKEVISRWVYKCGIPFDAIESDSFKRMLEAIGEYGPGAELVIPTESEMYAMFEELSKEEKGNMNLSANSKLDESSDEYLAPRRIRQLYDDFESASEEYDEDVECELDGVKINGQDGQDQESDDNEE; translated from the coding sequence atgGCAACATCATCGGGTCCGTCCATCGATTCTTCTGCCTGTCATGAACTAAAACTGAAATCGGATGATGTTGGGTGGAAATATGGAGTTTTGGTGGATCCAAAAAATAAGTATAGAGTGAAATGTAAATTATGTGGCCATGTTAATAGCGCGGGTATTCATAGATTGAAACAACACATTGCGGGGGTTAGGGGAAATGTTGCTGCATGTCCTAAAGCCACTCAAGAAGATAAACTCAAATGTCAAAATGCACTTGATAAAAACAAGTCTAAAAAGAGAGGTAAACGGAATGATGATGAAGCTTTAAGAGGGGATGTGAAGATTGGTAGGAATAGCATTAACACTGTTGATCTTGATGAAATGGAAATGGAAGAATCTTTTGGAGATACGTCTATGAAAAATGTGTCGGGTAAGAAAAAGACGAATGAAAGCGATGTTGAAAGTCTTGAAAGTAGTACTAGAGAAGAAGAAATTAATTATTTGAAGGAGGTAATTAGTAGGTGGGTTTATAAGTGTGGGATCCCATTTGACGCGATTGAGAGTGATAGTTTCAAACGTATGTTGGAGGCGATTGGTGAATATGGACCTGGGGCTGAACTTGTAATTCCAACTGAATCTGAAATGTATGCAATGTTTGAGGAATTGTCTAAGGAGGAAAAAGGGAACATGAATTTGAGTGCGAATTCAAAGTTAGATGAATCTTCGGATGAATATTTAGCACCTCGAAGAATCAGACAACTTTATGATGACTTTGAGTCGGCGAGTGAGGAGTATGATGAAGATGTTGAGTGCGAATTGGATGGTGTTAAAATCAATGGACAAGATGGACAAGACCAAGAATCGGATGATAATGAAGAATGA
- the LOC139862356 gene encoding probable transcription factor PosF21 isoform X1: MEKDKSPNPSGNLLPPSGRHLGSNFNVKVEPLGSTTLPPIGPRTNEPGRFAVASDAGRFSHDVSRMPDNPPRNMGHRRAHSEILTLPDDISFDSDLGVVGGFEGPSFSDETEEDLFSMYLDMDKFNSSSATSSFQAGEPSAGQVSAGFGPGPDNFGQGSNERPRVRHQHSQSMDGSTTIKSEMLEETSGSDAKKAMSAAKIAELSLVDPKRAKRILANRQSAARSKERKMRYIAELERKVQTLQTEATALSAQLTLLQRDTSCLNAENSELRLRLQTMEQRVHLQDALNDALKEEIQHLKAITGQNLSNGGQPMMNFSTSFGSNQQQQFYPQNQAMNTMLTAQQFQQLQIQSRKQHHQFQQQQLHQLQQQQQQQQQQQEQHMSQSGDMKTRSGMNPKEQGSDFNPRGSKD, from the exons ATGGAGAAAGATAAGTCCCCAAACCCTAGTGGAAATTTACTTCCCCCATCTGGTAGACATTTAGGAAGTAATTTCAATGTTAAAGTGGAGCCTTTAGGGTCAACCACATTACCCCCAATTGGACCCCGAACTAACGAACCGGGTCGATTTGCTGTAGCTTCTGACGCGGGTCGCTTTAGTCATGATGTTAGCAGAATGCCCGATAACCCACCTAGGAATATGGGCCATCGACGGGCTCATTCCGAGATTTTGACCTTACCGGATGATATTAGTTTCGATAGTGATCTTGGTGTAGTGGGCGGGTTTGAAGGGCCTTCTTTTTCTGATGAAACTGAAGAAGATTTGTTTTCGATGTATCTTGATATGGATAAGTTCAATTCTTCATCAGCAACTTCTAGTTTTCAAGCTGGTGAACCATCTGCGGGTCAAGTTTCAGCAGGTTTTGGACCCGGCCCGGATAACTTTGGGCAGGGATCAAATGAGAGGCCTAGAGTTAGGCATCAGCATAGTCAGTCAATGGATGGGTCAACTACAATTAAGTCAGAAATGTTGGAAGAAACTTCAGGTTCTGATGCTAAGAAAGCGATGTCTGCTGCCAAGATCGCTGAGCTTTCTCTTGTTGACCCGAAAAGGGCAAAAAG GATACTGGCGAATAGGCAGTCTGCTGCAAGGTCAAAGGAAAGAAAGATGAGATACATCGCAGAGCTTGAGAGGAAAGTTCAAACGCTGCAAACAGAAGCAACAGCGTTGTCTGCTCAGCTCACTCTTTTACAG AGAGATACAAGCTGCTTGAATGCTGAGAACAGTGAATTAAGGCTGCGTTTGCAAACGATGGAGCAACGGGTTCACTTACAAGATG CCCTAAATGATGCACTGAAAGAGGAAATTCAGCATCTGAAAGCGATTACAGGTCAGAACCTTTCAAATGGTGGACAACCTATGATGAACTTTTCTACATCGTTTGGATCGAATCAGCAGCAACAGTTTTACCCTCAAAATCAAGCCATGAACACAATGTTAACTGCTCAACAGTTTCAACAACTCCAAATCCAATCTCGTAAACAGCACCATCAGTTTCAGCAACAACAACTCCACCaacttcaacaacaacaacaacagcagcagcagcagcaggaaCAGCATATGTCTCAAAGTGGTGATATGAAAACAAGAAGCGGCATGAACCCTAAGGAACAGGGTTCGGATTTCAATCCACGTGGGTCCAAGGATTGA
- the LOC139862498 gene encoding protein FAR-RED ELONGATED HYPOCOTYL 3-like, producing MDFEVDDDIDGEVLVNSADVAGRTIDNEDDGIGGLFHDDHDIKIDQDDSEREIGPFDPSHGENSSILGDEPYIGQEFESEAAAHAFYNAYATRVGFVIRVSKLSRSRRDGTAIGRALVCNKEGFRMPDKREKVVRQRAETRVGCRAMILVRKVSSGKWEITKFVKEHTHPLTPGKGRRDLIYDQYPNEHDKIRELSQQLAIEKRRAATYKRHLEMIFEHIEEHNQSLSKKIKDIVDNVKEMESNELQSHTNR from the exons A TGGATTTTGAGGTGGATGATGACATTGACGGTGAGGTATTAGTAAATTCTGCTGACGTGGCAGGCAGGACCAttgataatgaagatgatggtaTTGGAGGTTTATTTCATGATGATCATGATATAAAAATTGATCAAGACGATTCAGAAAGAGAAATAGGTCCATTTGACCCGTCTCATGGCGAAAATAGTTCAATTTTAGGTGACGAGCCTTATATAGGGCAGGAATTTGAATCCGAAGCAGCAGCACATGCATTTTACAACGCGTATGCAACACGGGTCGGGTTTGTTATTCGGGTCAGTAAACTTTCTAGATCAAGACGTGATGGGACTGCTATTGGGAGAGCACTTGTGTGTAATAAAGAAGGGTTTAGGATGCCTGATAAGCGTGAAAAAGTTGTTCGACAAAGGGCGGAAACAAGGGTCGGTTGTAGAGCAATGATATTAGTTAGAAAAGTAAGTTCTGGTAAGTGGGAAATTACAAAATTTGTTAAGGAGCATACTCACCCGTTGACACCTGGCAAAGGTCGACGGGACTTGATCTATGACCAATATCCG AATGAGCATGATAAAATTCGAGAACTTTCACAGCAACTGGCAATTGAAAAAAGGAGAGCTGCAACATACAAAAGGCATCTGGAAATGATTTTCGAGCACATTGAAGAACACAATCAGTCTTTATCAAAGAAGATTAAAGACATTGTAGACAATGTGAAGGAGATGGAGTCAAATGAGCTACAATCTCATACTAATAGATAG
- the LOC139862356 gene encoding probable transcription factor PosF21 isoform X2 — MEKDKSPNPSGNLLPPSGRHLGSNFNVKVEPLGSTTLPPIGPRTNEPGRFAVASDAGRFSHDVSRMPDNPPRNMGHRRAHSEILTLPDDISFDSDLGVVGGFEGPSFSDETEEDLFSMYLDMDKFNSSSATSSFQAGEPSAGQVSAGFGPGPDNFGQGSNERPRVRHQHSQSMDGSTTIKSEMLEETSGSDAKKAMSAAKIAELSLVDPKRAKRILANRQSAARSKERKMRYIAELERKVQTLQTEATALSAQLTLLQRDTSCLNAENSELRLRLQTMEQRVHLQDGQNLSNGGQPMMNFSTSFGSNQQQQFYPQNQAMNTMLTAQQFQQLQIQSRKQHHQFQQQQLHQLQQQQQQQQQQQEQHMSQSGDMKTRSGMNPKEQGSDFNPRGSKD, encoded by the exons ATGGAGAAAGATAAGTCCCCAAACCCTAGTGGAAATTTACTTCCCCCATCTGGTAGACATTTAGGAAGTAATTTCAATGTTAAAGTGGAGCCTTTAGGGTCAACCACATTACCCCCAATTGGACCCCGAACTAACGAACCGGGTCGATTTGCTGTAGCTTCTGACGCGGGTCGCTTTAGTCATGATGTTAGCAGAATGCCCGATAACCCACCTAGGAATATGGGCCATCGACGGGCTCATTCCGAGATTTTGACCTTACCGGATGATATTAGTTTCGATAGTGATCTTGGTGTAGTGGGCGGGTTTGAAGGGCCTTCTTTTTCTGATGAAACTGAAGAAGATTTGTTTTCGATGTATCTTGATATGGATAAGTTCAATTCTTCATCAGCAACTTCTAGTTTTCAAGCTGGTGAACCATCTGCGGGTCAAGTTTCAGCAGGTTTTGGACCCGGCCCGGATAACTTTGGGCAGGGATCAAATGAGAGGCCTAGAGTTAGGCATCAGCATAGTCAGTCAATGGATGGGTCAACTACAATTAAGTCAGAAATGTTGGAAGAAACTTCAGGTTCTGATGCTAAGAAAGCGATGTCTGCTGCCAAGATCGCTGAGCTTTCTCTTGTTGACCCGAAAAGGGCAAAAAG GATACTGGCGAATAGGCAGTCTGCTGCAAGGTCAAAGGAAAGAAAGATGAGATACATCGCAGAGCTTGAGAGGAAAGTTCAAACGCTGCAAACAGAAGCAACAGCGTTGTCTGCTCAGCTCACTCTTTTACAG AGAGATACAAGCTGCTTGAATGCTGAGAACAGTGAATTAAGGCTGCGTTTGCAAACGATGGAGCAACGGGTTCACTTACAAGATG GTCAGAACCTTTCAAATGGTGGACAACCTATGATGAACTTTTCTACATCGTTTGGATCGAATCAGCAGCAACAGTTTTACCCTCAAAATCAAGCCATGAACACAATGTTAACTGCTCAACAGTTTCAACAACTCCAAATCCAATCTCGTAAACAGCACCATCAGTTTCAGCAACAACAACTCCACCaacttcaacaacaacaacaacagcagcagcagcagcaggaaCAGCATATGTCTCAAAGTGGTGATATGAAAACAAGAAGCGGCATGAACCCTAAGGAACAGGGTTCGGATTTCAATCCACGTGGGTCCAAGGATTGA